From one Desulfurobacterium pacificum genomic stretch:
- a CDS encoding DUF4870 family protein: protein MEGVEKDVRVEELKKYALIVYILYVLSLVIGLTSIAGVIIAYLKKKDATGTWVESHFEYQIRTFWISLIVGIVGFILSFIFVGVIVILADIVWFLYRTIKGWLALNDQKEIDPYTWF, encoded by the coding sequence ATGGAGGGTGTTGAAAAAGATGTTAGAGTAGAGGAACTTAAAAAATATGCACTCATAGTTTACATTCTTTACGTCCTCAGTCTGGTGATAGGATTAACTTCTATTGCAGGTGTTATTATCGCTTACCTGAAGAAGAAGGATGCTACTGGGACGTGGGTGGAATCTCATTTTGAGTATCAGATAAGGACTTTCTGGATATCTTTAATAGTTGGAATAGTGGGCTTTATCTTGTCTTTTATTTTTGTGGGCGTTATTGTAATTCTTGCTGACATTGTGTGGTTCTTGTACAGAACTATAAAAGGATGGCTTGCATTAAA